One window of the Prochlorococcus marinus XMU1411 genome contains the following:
- a CDS encoding type II secretion system protein GspD, whose translation MLNTKSQKKIFLDNSKSFLSELKISNKDNFSRNQLISSSIINPNLLDIEGPKVSLVFKQAKAKEIFEYLAKIANYGFVWVKNNPNDESKFDNDRLISMTLNDETYKKAFNSLLLASGLQAKLHDNVLYVGPNVRNTVFTQRATDVYQLNQISASSAADYLANLGASVTKTFTITTSVTSGTSQSQAVQGSSASSTTTDQSETSVKVYGASIGPLVGLIATTDERLQTVTMVGEDQLINLAKSFLGKLDIRQKQVALSVKVLDVNLSDKNSSMKDYGGTLDDAFIIGTQGKIKSAFGAYLPTFPDAGGSLNSNPGSTIQNKSFFGLLEASIENGSTKVLASPTLLLSESKLTDAGNDKGIGRKIGSEGFVVIGDKVPVDATQGEGGACSYSYDTVGVSLGAKILGIDENNYVTFTMTPIVTGISGSFNVVGCGLVSKINNRRLDTGAIRIKDGETLVLTGIIQETDVDTTYKYPILGDIPLLGALFRSKQTNNDQRELIILVTPKVLDDDTTINNKKYDLEFISEDANNLYNNLNSK comes from the coding sequence TTGTTAAATACTAAATCTCAGAAGAAAATTTTTTTAGATAATAGTAAATCTTTCTTATCAGAATTAAAAATTTCTAATAAAGATAATTTCTCAAGAAATCAACTTATTTCATCCTCCATAATAAATCCGAATCTTTTAGATATTGAAGGCCCGAAAGTTTCTTTAGTTTTCAAACAAGCTAAAGCAAAGGAAATTTTTGAGTATTTAGCAAAAATAGCAAATTATGGATTCGTTTGGGTTAAAAATAATCCTAATGATGAATCTAAGTTCGATAATGATCGTTTAATATCTATGACTTTGAATGATGAGACTTACAAAAAGGCATTTAACTCCCTGCTTCTGGCCAGTGGGTTACAAGCAAAATTACATGATAATGTCTTATATGTTGGACCTAATGTCAGGAACACTGTATTTACTCAAAGAGCTACAGATGTTTATCAATTAAATCAAATTAGCGCAAGTTCAGCCGCTGACTACTTAGCCAATCTTGGAGCTAGCGTTACTAAAACATTTACTATCACAACTTCAGTTACTTCTGGGACGTCTCAATCTCAAGCGGTACAAGGTTCTTCTGCTTCGTCAACTACCACAGATCAATCAGAAACTTCTGTAAAAGTATATGGAGCGAGTATTGGTCCATTGGTTGGACTTATTGCAACAACGGATGAAAGATTACAAACAGTCACCATGGTTGGTGAAGATCAATTAATAAATTTAGCGAAATCATTTTTGGGAAAATTAGATATCAGACAAAAACAAGTTGCTTTAAGCGTTAAAGTTTTGGACGTAAACTTGTCTGATAAGAATTCCTCAATGAAAGATTATGGGGGTACTTTGGATGATGCATTTATTATTGGTACACAAGGAAAAATAAAATCTGCATTTGGTGCATATTTGCCTACATTCCCAGATGCAGGCGGTTCGCTTAATTCTAATCCAGGTTCTACTATTCAAAACAAATCTTTTTTTGGATTACTTGAGGCAAGTATAGAAAATGGATCAACCAAAGTATTAGCAAGTCCTACTTTATTACTGAGTGAGTCTAAACTAACTGATGCGGGAAATGATAAAGGTATTGGAAGAAAAATTGGTAGCGAAGGATTTGTAGTTATTGGAGATAAGGTTCCAGTAGATGCTACGCAGGGAGAAGGAGGAGCATGTTCCTATAGTTACGATACTGTTGGAGTGAGTTTAGGAGCAAAGATTTTGGGAATCGATGAAAATAATTACGTTACTTTCACAATGACTCCTATTGTTACTGGAATATCAGGAAGCTTTAATGTGGTTGGATGTGGATTGGTATCTAAAATAAATAATAGAAGGCTTGATACAGGTGCAATTCGTATAAAAGATGGAGAGACTCTAGTACTTACTGGAATAATCCAAGAGACTGATGTAGATACAACTTACAAATATCCAATACTTGGCGATATTCCTTTATTAGGAGCTTTGTTTAGATCAAAACAAACTAATAATGATCAAAGAGAATTAATTATTTTAGTCACTCCAAAAGTCTTAGATGACGATACCACTATTAATAACAAAAAATATGATCTTGAATTTATTAGTGAAGATGCAAATAACTTATATAATAATTTAAATTCTAAATAA
- a CDS encoding PulJ/GspJ family protein has translation MNNKIHKKNGFTIIELIIAGAMSITAISIGFSILQIALRGNKIDETQMGINGRISDTLDFILDEVKSSKRIIDNEADITLFNNNCKMPDEGEFLFGISIPNQALAKSDYMPKGDQLTLNQVECPIVYSLRPSQNNEKSPYTLIRYGPQYNELGYYISPSFIKFQETILLDGITSSTNYKKINCPDGWDSLKTIKGISFCVDEFKKAIEIQIEAGDPQEGINNNQLRSIASIGGFSSIQDQSQINISQLNLNNFDNSPLCFGGKCCWLGVCLRSNRITYLIDNSFFMHEDYLHFNGEIINGNWQPISEPEVLSPRINGKNLFEYMISSLKQHINQLPSSNNLSDGNKMYVQIISNNSSSNYLFENGPQELSSTNKVNALNFLNNLRAERETAIDPWDDICRILESEYVGQLIILSAWKPNIVSASSGQPCAGSSEGDFADIVSEYNQFTRSKSATGALLIDSISLYNNYCEDSKNIFNNQWLGSLSKGAESYCVHIK, from the coding sequence ATGAATAATAAAATACATAAAAAAAATGGCTTTACAATAATTGAACTGATAATTGCAGGGGCTATGTCAATAACTGCAATAAGTATTGGATTTTCAATATTACAAATTGCTCTCAGGGGAAATAAAATTGATGAAACTCAAATGGGAATCAATGGAAGAATAAGTGATACTTTGGATTTTATTTTAGATGAAGTGAAATCAAGTAAAAGAATAATTGATAACGAAGCGGATATTACTCTATTCAATAACAACTGCAAAATGCCCGATGAAGGAGAATTCCTTTTTGGAATAAGCATACCAAATCAAGCTCTTGCTAAAAGCGACTATATGCCAAAGGGTGATCAACTTACTTTAAATCAAGTTGAATGTCCAATTGTTTATTCTCTTAGACCAAGTCAAAATAACGAAAAATCGCCATATACACTAATAAGATATGGCCCCCAATACAATGAATTAGGATATTATATATCACCTTCCTTTATAAAATTTCAGGAAACAATATTACTCGATGGAATTACTTCATCGACAAATTATAAAAAAATCAATTGTCCTGATGGATGGGATTCATTAAAAACAATAAAAGGGATTTCATTTTGTGTAGATGAATTTAAAAAAGCAATCGAAATACAAATTGAGGCTGGCGATCCTCAAGAAGGAATAAATAATAATCAACTAAGATCTATAGCTTCAATAGGTGGATTCAGTTCGATACAAGATCAAAGTCAAATTAATATTTCTCAGTTAAATTTAAATAACTTTGATAATTCCCCATTATGTTTTGGGGGAAAGTGCTGTTGGCTTGGCGTTTGTTTAAGATCTAATAGAATTACCTATTTAATAGATAATTCTTTTTTTATGCATGAAGATTACCTTCACTTCAACGGTGAAATAATAAATGGTAATTGGCAGCCAATTAGTGAACCTGAAGTATTATCTCCAAGAATAAATGGTAAGAATTTGTTTGAATATATGATAAGCAGCTTAAAACAACATATAAATCAATTACCATCATCAAATAATCTGTCCGATGGTAATAAAATGTATGTTCAAATTATTTCAAATAATAGTTCTTCAAATTATTTGTTTGAAAATGGACCTCAAGAACTTTCTTCTACAAATAAAGTTAATGCATTGAACTTTTTAAATAATTTAAGAGCAGAAAGAGAAACTGCAATAGATCCTTGGGATGACATTTGCAGAATTTTAGAATCTGAATATGTCGGTCAGTTGATAATTTTAAGCGCATGGAAGCCAAATATAGTTTCTGCATCTTCTGGACAACCTTGTGCTGGATCATCTGAAGGAGATTTCGCTGATATAGTAAGTGAATATAATCAGTTCACTAGAAGTAAATCTGCTACTGGAGCTTTATTAATCGACAGCATATCTCTTTATAACAACTACTGCGAAGATTCAAAAAATATTTTCAATAACCAATGGTTAGGTTCACTATCAAAGGGAGCAGAATCTTATTGCGTTCATATCAAATAA
- a CDS encoding pilus assembly FimT family protein, translating to MNSLLSKKSLLKSKSFGFTIVELIIVVGIISIFSGLMLPSFLNWIRTEQVNSYTRELREYFRVVRLDARRWGSICNVNTNSISYNSVPNDKNYYGYDVSCSGQSRTINSLAPAINNSIFQVTNLDFRITPNGRISSDGSVVIVIGSRYFNSGAKLLNCLVIKSPTGHIVKGKFIDKEWISGQMPVSQIDQNNILTPNKCEAS from the coding sequence ATGAACTCACTTTTGAGTAAGAAATCTCTTTTAAAAAGTAAATCTTTTGGATTTACTATAGTTGAACTTATAATTGTAGTAGGGATAATAAGTATTTTTTCAGGTTTAATGTTACCCAGTTTTCTAAATTGGATTAGGACAGAACAAGTAAACTCTTATACTAGAGAACTAAGAGAATATTTCCGAGTAGTAAGATTAGATGCTAGAAGATGGGGTTCTATTTGTAATGTTAATACAAATTCGATTTCTTATAATAGCGTTCCTAATGATAAAAACTATTATGGTTATGATGTTTCTTGTAGTGGACAATCCAGAACCATTAATTCCTTGGCCCCAGCCATCAATAATTCTATTTTTCAAGTCACAAATTTAGACTTTCGCATTACTCCAAACGGAAGAATAAGTTCAGATGGTTCAGTGGTTATTGTAATAGGCTCAAGATACTTTAATTCAGGGGCAAAACTACTAAACTGCCTCGTCATAAAATCGCCAACAGGTCATATTGTTAAAGGGAAATTCATAGATAAAGAGTGGATTTCAGGTCAAATGCCAGTAAGTCAAATAGATCAAAATAATATTTTAACTCCCAATAAGTGTGAAGCATCTTAA